Proteins co-encoded in one Streptomyces sp. NBC_01283 genomic window:
- a CDS encoding YrhB domain-containing protein, translating to MIEREAAVRIVEEELERDYQEWRASGDAEALRMAVADVEEHELVWIVYWTSEEFVRTGNPEFMLVGNGPYLVDRVDGGLHRIGVVSAVTEAWEDDYRARIRGLPVRTAMDDLHDALREVAAIRGRMHAVRALRQRLPVLSPAEAIEYVSTLTEGDVSARLVAVATRELVEPLSPVLAVETIREGTSLRCGQSPDGGAESRTTRACSAKNTAAVRVEP from the coding sequence GTGATCGAGCGAGAAGCCGCGGTTCGCATCGTCGAGGAAGAGCTTGAGCGTGACTACCAGGAGTGGAGGGCTTCGGGCGATGCGGAGGCACTGCGCATGGCTGTCGCGGACGTCGAGGAGCATGAACTGGTGTGGATCGTCTATTGGACGTCCGAGGAGTTCGTGCGCACTGGAAATCCGGAGTTCATGCTCGTAGGAAACGGGCCATACCTGGTCGACCGCGTCGACGGGGGTCTTCATCGTATCGGTGTCGTCTCCGCGGTGACCGAGGCGTGGGAAGACGACTATCGAGCCCGCATACGTGGGCTGCCGGTACGTACGGCGATGGACGATCTGCACGATGCCCTCCGCGAAGTAGCAGCCATACGCGGGCGCATGCACGCAGTGCGGGCCTTGCGTCAGAGGCTGCCGGTGCTTTCTCCCGCCGAGGCCATCGAGTACGTGAGCACGCTGACGGAGGGCGACGTTTCCGCGCGTCTCGTGGCCGTCGCCACCAGGGAACTCGTGGAGCCTCTCAGCCCGGTGCTCGCGGTGGAAACCATTCGGGAAGGGACGTCGCTTCGATGCGGTCAGAGCCCCGATGGAGGAGCGGAAAGCCGCACAACACGAGCGTGTTCAGCGAAAAACACGGCTGCGGTCAGGGTCGAGCCCTGA
- a CDS encoding low temperature requirement protein A — protein MITRRDGHGMVATGESHRVTPAELFFDLAFVYAITQVTGLMAADPTVTRLLGAGVVLALLWFCWCCFAWLGNVVRADAGALFGVLVVVMAGVFVVSLTVPEVYSDAQGGVNAPLVFVLCYGAFRALHLIAYWIAHPNDVRLRATLRKTALTSVLPPFLILLAGSFFTGLTQILIWLCAVLVDYAAIYVLRASGWRVASPGHFAERHGLMVIIALGESIVAVGVGARGYPLTYPVLVAAAGALLIAAMLWRLYFRHLSDAAEERILAVDGDVRTRLAGEVYTFLHLPLVGGIVLTALGVESLVHQVADTKHYDLSEPLHGLAAWALPGGVGLFLLAVTAIRWRIGRLSAVLLAGGALCSVAGVGVVHIPGLLALAMVAMLLLVAVALHHREVRTRTVAERAQPGGAGHVAQKESAIVPTPKT, from the coding sequence ATGATCACGCGGCGTGATGGCCATGGGATGGTGGCCACCGGCGAGAGCCACCGGGTGACGCCGGCTGAACTGTTCTTCGACCTTGCTTTCGTCTACGCCATCACCCAGGTCACTGGCCTGATGGCAGCAGACCCGACAGTGACGCGCCTGCTCGGCGCGGGGGTAGTGCTTGCCCTGCTGTGGTTCTGCTGGTGCTGCTTCGCCTGGTTGGGCAACGTCGTTCGCGCCGACGCAGGCGCGCTCTTCGGTGTGCTCGTGGTGGTGATGGCGGGGGTGTTCGTTGTCTCGCTGACGGTCCCGGAGGTGTATTCGGACGCCCAGGGCGGCGTGAACGCGCCGTTGGTGTTCGTCCTTTGCTACGGCGCTTTCCGGGCGCTGCACCTGATCGCCTACTGGATCGCCCACCCCAATGACGTACGGCTGCGGGCCACGCTGCGTAAGACGGCGCTGACCTCGGTCCTGCCGCCGTTCCTGATCCTGTTGGCGGGCAGCTTCTTCACCGGCCTCACGCAGATCCTGATCTGGCTGTGTGCGGTCCTCGTCGACTACGCGGCCATTTACGTCCTGCGCGCTTCGGGTTGGCGGGTGGCCTCGCCAGGGCATTTCGCCGAGCGCCATGGCCTGATGGTGATCATCGCCTTGGGCGAGTCCATCGTGGCGGTAGGGGTCGGTGCCCGCGGTTACCCGCTCACATACCCGGTGCTGGTTGCCGCCGCCGGAGCGTTGCTCATCGCCGCCATGCTGTGGCGGCTCTACTTCCGCCACCTCAGTGACGCCGCCGAGGAGCGCATCCTCGCGGTGGACGGCGACGTCCGTACGCGGCTGGCCGGCGAGGTGTACACCTTCCTCCACCTTCCGCTTGTCGGTGGCATCGTGCTCACCGCGCTGGGTGTGGAGAGCCTGGTGCACCAGGTCGCCGATACAAAACACTACGACTTGTCGGAACCGTTGCATGGTCTCGCCGCGTGGGCATTGCCCGGCGGCGTCGGACTCTTCCTGCTCGCAGTGACCGCGATCCGGTGGCGAATCGGCCGTCTTTCCGCAGTGTTGCTCGCGGGTGGGGCGCTCTGCTCGGTGGCTGGAGTCGGCGTCGTACACATCCCCGGGCTGCTGGCGCTCGCGATGGTTGCCATGCTGTTGCTGGTGGCCGTCGCACTGCATCATCGCGAGGTGCGTACCCGCACCGTCGCGGAACGCGCGCAACCGGGCGGGGCCGGGCACGTAGCCCAGAAGGAGTCCGCGATCGTGCCGACGCCCAAGACCTGA
- a CDS encoding DUF4190 domain-containing protein — translation MSFPDRPQTSGDYDQPPRHPEVRRTNAMAVAALTLGILAILLFWTVFGGVLLGLLAVIFGIIGARKARGGRAPYGKMSVIGAVLGALGLIASAVIIAIGASILNSDEYKNFDDCVKHADSKSERDACAKDFDREIND, via the coding sequence ATGTCTTTCCCCGACCGTCCCCAGACTTCTGGCGACTACGACCAGCCTCCCCGGCACCCAGAGGTGAGGCGCACCAACGCCATGGCGGTCGCCGCGCTGACTCTCGGCATTCTGGCGATCCTGCTCTTCTGGACCGTGTTCGGCGGCGTCCTGTTGGGACTGCTGGCCGTCATCTTCGGCATCATCGGTGCGCGTAAGGCGCGTGGTGGCCGGGCACCCTACGGCAAGATGTCGGTCATCGGAGCGGTACTCGGCGCGCTGGGCCTCATCGCATCCGCCGTGATCATCGCGATCGGCGCGTCGATTCTGAACTCCGACGAGTACAAGAACTTCGATGACTGTGTAAAGCACGCCGACTCGAAGAGTGAGCGTGATGCGTGTGCGAAGGATTTCGACCGGGAGATCAATGACTGA
- a CDS encoding class I SAM-dependent methyltransferase: MSTGQEGPETERWLADTRASYDADATSYADETRHLLAELPPEQEVMALFAERVRAQGGGPVADVGCGPGRITAHLRELGVDAFGIDLSPRMIEVARREHPGLRFEVGSMTQLDLEEGSLAALIAWYSIIHVPDGAIGAVLAGFRRVLRPGGLLLLGFHVGDASPPEPQESGEPWPESYVRRRQPSQVAAWLDEAGFTLEADPTLTAAARKLGGVLLARR; encoded by the coding sequence GTGAGCACCGGACAGGAAGGCCCAGAAACCGAGAGGTGGTTGGCGGACACGCGGGCGTCCTACGATGCCGATGCCACCAGCTACGCGGACGAGACGCGCCACCTCTTGGCCGAACTGCCGCCCGAGCAGGAGGTCATGGCGCTGTTCGCCGAGCGGGTACGGGCGCAAGGCGGCGGACCCGTCGCGGACGTGGGGTGCGGGCCGGGGAGGATCACCGCCCACCTGAGGGAGCTCGGCGTGGACGCCTTCGGTATCGATCTGTCGCCCCGGATGATCGAGGTGGCACGGCGTGAGCATCCCGGTCTGCGGTTCGAGGTGGGGTCGATGACACAACTCGATCTTGAAGAGGGTTCGTTGGCTGCTCTGATCGCCTGGTACTCGATCATCCACGTCCCCGACGGCGCGATCGGCGCGGTCCTTGCCGGCTTCCGTCGGGTGCTGCGGCCCGGCGGTCTGCTGCTACTGGGTTTTCACGTCGGCGATGCTTCACCGCCTGAGCCCCAGGAGAGCGGCGAGCCCTGGCCGGAGTCCTACGTCCGTCGTCGCCAACCGAGCCAAGTCGCTGCCTGGCTCGACGAGGCCGGCTTCACCCTCGAGGCCGACCCCACGCTCACAGCGGCGGCACGCAAGCTCGGCGGAGTACTGCTCGCGCGCCGCTAG
- a CDS encoding TetR family transcriptional regulator C-terminal domain-containing protein, which yields MDAAATPAEKLLALFDAVSVSRDRYTPGRGCAFLATGTELPDLDHPVHAVIEAESTLLLARLNQLAEAVTTEAPAALVGNVLLVYDGAMAGLQRGRMPDPLGHGKTLARRLIQNAIESE from the coding sequence GTGGATGCCGCGGCCACACCCGCCGAGAAGCTCCTGGCTCTGTTCGACGCGGTCTCCGTCTCCCGGGACCGGTACACCCCAGGCCGCGGGTGCGCCTTCCTCGCGACCGGCACGGAACTGCCCGACCTCGACCACCCCGTCCACGCCGTGATCGAGGCGGAGTCCACGCTCCTTCTCGCGCGGCTGAACCAGCTGGCGGAAGCCGTCACCACCGAGGCCCCCGCCGCCCTGGTGGGCAACGTACTGCTCGTGTACGACGGAGCCATGGCCGGCCTCCAACGAGGACGGATGCCAGACCCCCTCGGCCACGGCAAGACGCTGGCGAGACGCCTGATCCAGAACGCGATCGAGTCCGAATAG
- a CDS encoding alpha/beta hydrolase family protein — MSTTFTGRTGITRRHMMGAALAAGAAVPLAGVADSAWARPVEADAAARRLMLPAPRGPYPVGTVQLHLVDRSRPDTVAGPGHFRELMATIWYPARNVRRYPVAPWMPADVLQAFLADAGLSELASRGPLTAGRVGAPVRRTGQRLPVVVFSHGAHSHQGDHTIMVQELASHGYAVVTVAHQYDTYTQFPDGRIAVPLKDGQAPTLPGDFAADLRFVLDCVADLAAGHNPDAGNRRLPAGLLGSIDARRVGAFGWSKGGTATACAMLADERIRAGLSLDGPMQMRPPLAGDLDRPFMIMSAVYTRATDPQVAAFWSHLRGWRLNIQTQGAAHLSYGDNEALFPQVAKLYGWSAQQLQDVIGTLDPEEAVRIQQAYPLAFFDQHLRHRRGRLLDGPSPGFPAVTFIP; from the coding sequence ATGAGCACCACGTTCACCGGCCGAACGGGCATCACGCGCCGCCACATGATGGGAGCTGCGCTGGCCGCCGGGGCGGCAGTGCCGCTCGCCGGCGTTGCCGACTCCGCGTGGGCACGCCCGGTCGAGGCCGACGCGGCGGCGAGGCGGCTGATGCTGCCAGCACCGAGGGGGCCGTATCCGGTGGGCACGGTCCAACTGCACCTGGTCGACCGGTCGCGTCCGGACACTGTCGCGGGTCCCGGGCACTTCCGTGAGCTGATGGCCACGATCTGGTATCCCGCCCGGAATGTCCGGCGCTACCCGGTGGCGCCCTGGATGCCGGCCGACGTGCTTCAGGCGTTCCTCGCCGACGCCGGGTTGAGCGAGCTGGCCTCGCGGGGGCCGCTGACGGCCGGCCGTGTGGGTGCTCCGGTGCGTCGAACGGGGCAGCGGCTGCCCGTCGTCGTGTTTTCGCACGGCGCGCACAGCCACCAGGGCGATCACACCATCATGGTCCAGGAGCTGGCCAGCCATGGGTATGCGGTGGTGACGGTGGCTCACCAGTACGACACCTACACCCAGTTCCCCGACGGCCGGATCGCCGTCCCGCTCAAGGATGGGCAGGCGCCGACGCTGCCAGGGGACTTCGCCGCCGACCTGCGCTTCGTCCTGGACTGCGTCGCGGATCTGGCCGCCGGGCACAATCCCGACGCCGGCAACAGAAGGCTGCCGGCCGGGCTGCTGGGCTCAATCGACGCACGGCGCGTCGGCGCGTTCGGCTGGTCCAAGGGCGGGACGGCCACTGCCTGCGCCATGCTCGCGGACGAGCGGATCCGGGCCGGGCTGAGCCTGGACGGGCCGATGCAGATGAGGCCGCCGCTGGCCGGCGACCTGGACCGGCCGTTCATGATCATGTCCGCCGTGTACACCCGGGCCACGGATCCTCAGGTCGCCGCATTCTGGTCGCACCTGCGGGGCTGGCGGCTGAACATCCAGACCCAGGGCGCCGCCCACCTCTCCTACGGCGACAACGAGGCGCTGTTCCCCCAGGTGGCGAAGCTGTACGGATGGAGCGCGCAGCAGCTCCAGGACGTGATCGGCACCCTCGATCCCGAGGAGGCGGTGCGGATCCAGCAGGCCTATCCGCTCGCGTTCTTCGACCAGCACCTGCGCCACCGTCGGGGGCGCCTGCTCGACGGACCGTCCCCGGGCTTCCCGGCAGTGACGTTCATTCCGTGA
- a CDS encoding S8 family serine peptidase, with product MAVISRVGTAAMAAVMSGALVAGVASADSRPDPGKDRSAGIRTGGETKTGRAAQGGKTATVTLVTGDRVVVRAGGKQVVRLIRGEGREKVAIAVRREAGHTYVVPQDAQSLINAGRLDRRLFDVTRLVGDKYDDAHRTSLPLIVKYRPGRANNRPGDTFHGLARDRRTLPAIGGEAFDAPKSGAGDVWTKLTGGTGGRTNARTTAAPAIEHLWLDATVRPSLDKSVPQIGAPTMWAAGYTGKGVKVAVLDTGVDQTHPDLKGVEVAEKNFTESAPDAKDRMGHGTHVASTLAGSGAKSGGKYKGVAPDVQVLDGKVISEVEGTGTESSIAAGMQWAVDSDAKIVNLSLGSLDSPGTDPLEEAVARLSGKALFVIAAGNDGPEAGTLNSPGSAPAALTVGSVDKQDNIAETSSRGPQADGVAKPDLTAPGDDITAARSTQIPGDSESDPYVAMSGTSMATPHVAGSAALLLQQHPKWTGPQLKAALTGSATPNPTLNAHQQGAGRVDLTRAVTASVVPEPGTVAFGTQAWPHTDDKPVAKTVTYRNLGTKPVTLTLSADALDPRGRPGPSKMFTVKDAKLTVPAGGTAKTTVTADTTLGTSDGIYGGTLLAAGDGQEVRTGLVVDREVESYDLTVKHLDVNGTDSSNYTTTLTDRTQRKIEVPYREGPVTLRVPKGTYALESSVYGPTKSFAVFVQPKLKVAAKATVILDSRKAKPVSVTTPDAGARLTTSDISYDDAALGIARSWSLGEDTVIRTLGIGAASPTLNAQYNGVWKASGTAARNVDYRLGFSRSGSWFSGLKHAATKAELAEVKYGVGSSAARRKGTLSATPIGTNGYNPPLQPLTELKLPASGTSYVNTKDLRWSWSMAQLDGTGASTIDYGTGAVAYKAGKRYTLNFNTGVVGPDLNADDGQGARRAGNSMDAYVQLFSDGAGHAGSSVTTGGFTRLESGGRTIAEGGPGAVNADLPAASASYRLTMEATRAATVATTSTKVAAAWTFKSAKTPDAPPTTLPLSTVRLAPKLALNGTSPAGSTLKVPLKVAGAAAGPGKIAALTVKVSYDGGSTWKSAAVTTDTSGAHTASVKHPAAAKPVSYRVYVKDTSGNTVTETITNAYRLAP from the coding sequence GTGGCAGTCATATCAAGGGTGGGGACGGCGGCGATGGCCGCCGTGATGTCCGGTGCACTGGTCGCGGGGGTGGCCTCGGCCGACTCCAGACCGGATCCAGGGAAGGACCGTAGCGCGGGCATACGTACCGGTGGGGAGACCAAGACCGGTCGGGCGGCGCAGGGCGGGAAGACGGCGACCGTCACGTTGGTGACCGGCGACCGGGTGGTCGTCCGGGCAGGGGGCAAACAGGTCGTCCGGCTGATCCGCGGCGAGGGGCGCGAGAAGGTCGCGATCGCGGTACGGCGCGAGGCCGGGCACACCTACGTCGTGCCGCAGGATGCCCAGTCACTGATCAACGCTGGCAGGCTGGACCGGCGGCTCTTCGATGTCACACGGCTCGTCGGGGACAAGTACGACGACGCCCACCGCACCTCGCTACCGCTGATCGTCAAGTACCGGCCCGGACGCGCCAACAACCGCCCCGGCGACACCTTCCACGGCCTGGCCCGCGATCGCCGTACGCTGCCCGCCATCGGCGGCGAGGCGTTCGACGCGCCCAAGTCCGGCGCAGGGGACGTCTGGACGAAGCTCACCGGCGGAACGGGCGGCCGTACGAACGCGCGGACCACCGCGGCCCCGGCCATCGAGCACCTCTGGCTGGACGCCACGGTCCGTCCCTCTCTCGACAAGAGCGTGCCGCAGATCGGCGCCCCCACCATGTGGGCGGCCGGATACACCGGCAAGGGCGTCAAGGTCGCCGTCCTGGATACCGGGGTCGACCAGACGCACCCGGACCTCAAGGGTGTCGAGGTCGCCGAGAAGAACTTCACCGAGTCCGCACCCGACGCCAAGGACCGCATGGGCCACGGCACGCACGTCGCCTCGACCCTCGCGGGCTCCGGGGCCAAGTCGGGCGGCAAGTACAAGGGTGTGGCGCCCGACGTACAGGTCCTGGACGGCAAGGTCATCTCCGAGGTGGAGGGCACGGGGACCGAGTCCAGCATCGCCGCCGGCATGCAGTGGGCGGTCGACAGCGACGCCAAGATCGTCAACCTGAGTCTCGGCAGCCTCGACTCGCCGGGGACCGACCCGCTGGAGGAGGCCGTCGCACGGCTCTCCGGCAAGGCCCTGTTCGTCATCGCGGCGGGCAACGACGGCCCCGAGGCCGGTACGTTGAACTCGCCCGGCAGCGCCCCCGCCGCCCTGACCGTCGGCTCCGTCGACAAGCAGGACAACATCGCGGAGACCTCCAGCCGGGGCCCGCAGGCCGACGGGGTCGCCAAGCCCGACCTCACCGCGCCCGGCGACGACATCACGGCCGCACGCTCCACGCAGATCCCCGGCGATTCCGAGAGCGACCCCTATGTCGCCATGTCGGGCACCTCGATGGCGACGCCGCACGTGGCCGGTTCCGCCGCCCTGCTCCTCCAGCAGCACCCGAAGTGGACCGGCCCGCAGCTCAAGGCCGCGCTGACCGGCTCCGCCACGCCCAACCCCACACTCAACGCCCATCAGCAGGGGGCGGGCCGCGTCGACCTGACGCGCGCCGTCACCGCTTCCGTCGTCCCGGAGCCCGGCACGGTCGCCTTCGGCACGCAGGCCTGGCCGCACACCGACGACAAGCCGGTCGCCAAGACCGTCACCTACCGCAACCTCGGCACCAAGCCCGTCACCCTGACGCTCTCCGCCGACGCCCTGGACCCCAGGGGCCGCCCGGGGCCGTCGAAGATGTTCACCGTCAAGGACGCCAAGCTCACCGTCCCGGCGGGCGGCACCGCGAAGACCACCGTCACCGCCGACACCACGCTCGGCACCTCCGACGGCATCTACGGCGGGACGCTGCTGGCCGCCGGCGACGGCCAGGAAGTGCGCACCGGCCTGGTCGTCGACCGTGAGGTCGAGTCCTATGACCTCACGGTCAAGCACCTCGACGTCAACGGCACGGACTCGTCCAACTACACCACCACGCTCACCGACCGCACGCAGCGGAAGATCGAGGTCCCCTACCGGGAGGGTCCGGTCACGCTGCGGGTGCCGAAGGGCACGTATGCGCTGGAGAGTTCCGTCTACGGCCCGACGAAGAGCTTCGCGGTCTTCGTCCAGCCGAAGCTGAAGGTCGCCGCGAAGGCGACGGTCATACTGGACTCGCGCAAGGCCAAGCCGGTGTCCGTGACCACCCCGGACGCCGGCGCGCGTCTGACGACGTCGGACATCAGCTACGACGACGCGGCGCTGGGCATCGCGCGCAGCTGGAGCCTGGGCGAGGACACCGTCATCCGCACCCTCGGCATCGGCGCCGCATCTCCCACCCTGAACGCCCAGTACAACGGTGTCTGGAAGGCCTCGGGGACGGCGGCGCGGAACGTCGACTACCGGCTGGGCTTCAGCCGTAGCGGCAGCTGGTTCTCGGGCCTGAAGCACGCCGCCACCAAGGCCGAACTCGCCGAGGTGAAATACGGCGTCGGCTCCTCCGCCGCGCGGCGCAAGGGCACGCTGTCCGCCACGCCGATCGGCACGAACGGCTACAACCCGCCTCTGCAGCCGCTGACGGAACTCAAGCTCCCGGCCTCTGGTACGAGCTATGTCAACACCAAGGATCTGCGCTGGAGTTGGTCCATGGCGCAGCTCGACGGCACGGGGGCTTCCACCATCGACTACGGCACCGGCGCGGTGGCGTACAAGGCGGGGAAGCGCTACACGCTGAACTTCAACACCGGTGTCGTCGGCCCCGACCTGAACGCCGATGACGGGCAGGGCGCGCGCCGCGCGGGCAACTCCATGGACGCCTACGTCCAGCTCTTCAGCGACGGCGCGGGGCATGCGGGCAGCTCCGTGACGACCGGCGGCTTCACCCGGCTGGAGTCGGGCGGCCGCACCATCGCCGAGGGGGGTCCCGGCGCGGTCAACGCCGATCTCCCGGCCGCCTCCGCCTCCTACCGTCTGACCATGGAGGCCACCCGCGCGGCCACGGTCGCCACCACCAGCACCAAGGTGGCCGCGGCCTGGACGTTCAAGTCGGCGAAGACGCCCGACGCCCCGCCCACCACGCTGCCCCTGTCCACCGTCCGCCTCGCGCCGAAACTGGCGCTGAACGGCACGTCCCCGGCAGGCAGCACGCTCAAGGTGCCGTTGAAGGTGGCCGGCGCGGCAGCCGGACCCGGCAAGATCGCCGCCTTGACCGTCAAGGTCTCCTACGACGGCGGCAGCACATGGAAGTCGGCCGCCGTCACGACCGACACCAGCGGGGCGCACACCGCGAGCGTCAAGCACCCCGCGGCGGCCAAGCCCGTGTCGTACCGCGTGTATGTGAAGGACACGAGCGGCAACACCGTGACGGAGACGATCACGAACGCGTACCGGCTCGCTCCGTGA
- a CDS encoding DUF6247 family protein produces the protein MSAQPDHAPVTPYAPAPGAPAELLAQLRADRRAAQWVPAFERDWAAALEESRRTFSLAGLYEVVQEWQGRLAHAPAVDAFVASGHDDSASIDMAELRGRRR, from the coding sequence ATGAGCGCGCAGCCCGACCACGCCCCCGTCACGCCCTACGCCCCCGCCCCGGGAGCTCCGGCCGAACTCCTCGCACAGCTGCGCGCCGACCGGCGCGCAGCGCAGTGGGTGCCTGCCTTCGAGCGGGACTGGGCAGCGGCGCTGGAGGAGTCCCGCCGGACGTTCTCCCTGGCCGGGCTGTACGAGGTCGTCCAGGAGTGGCAAGGCCGCCTGGCCCACGCCCCGGCGGTCGACGCGTTCGTCGCCTCCGGCCACGACGACAGCGCATCCATCGACATGGCGGAGCTGCGGGGCAGACGCCGGTGA
- a CDS encoding pentapeptide repeat-containing protein — protein MRHTIIRLIRDRTSVDPEETSVSWQGYDLDFTGVVFDGGDFTGAVFAPGATVSFRDARFSDGTFSFVYACFSGGTVSFGGATFSGGTVIFNQAVFCGGRVDFGATFSGGGTVDFRGARFTGATLDFTRSTGPAPIDLVSGAGRCRTD, from the coding sequence GTGCGGCACACCATCATCCGCCTCATCCGGGACCGCACGTCGGTCGACCCCGAGGAAACTTCCGTCTCCTGGCAGGGGTACGACCTCGACTTCACCGGCGTCGTCTTCGACGGCGGAGACTTCACCGGCGCTGTGTTCGCCCCCGGGGCCACGGTCTCCTTCCGCGACGCCCGGTTTTCCGACGGCACGTTCTCCTTTGTCTACGCGTGCTTCTCCGGCGGCACCGTCTCGTTCGGCGGCGCAACGTTCTCCGGCGGCACGGTCATCTTCAACCAAGCGGTGTTCTGCGGCGGAAGAGTCGACTTCGGCGCCACGTTCTCGGGGGGGGGCACGGTCGACTTTCGCGGCGCGCGGTTCACCGGCGCCACGCTCGACTTCACCAGGTCGACCGGCCCCGCGCCGATCGACCTGGTGTCGGGGGCGGGTCGCTGCCGCACGGACTGA
- a CDS encoding L,D-transpeptidase — protein MGDIRRRGAVALGITVLVAPLTVALGTGSAQAASCSTQTGPYQKQVEKFLGRPVDGKQSAADCKVIKAFQTKHNITPNAGYAGSVTWGVMNLMNKQKAVGNNPNKAGKCPTNKGRIACVDLTLQLSWIQDGKNLKYGPIPVRTGRNGHETRTGLKKVYWRDIDHVSSIYHVPMPYSQFFDGGQAFHSVGISVWSPPGSHGCVNMTKKDAVKYWNMLRKGDDVFVYGRKPGT, from the coding sequence ATGGGGGACATACGCAGACGAGGAGCTGTGGCGCTGGGGATCACCGTGCTGGTGGCCCCGCTCACGGTGGCGCTCGGCACGGGCAGTGCTCAGGCCGCGTCGTGCTCGACACAGACCGGGCCCTACCAGAAGCAGGTCGAGAAGTTCCTCGGCCGCCCGGTGGACGGCAAGCAGTCGGCAGCCGACTGCAAGGTCATCAAGGCCTTCCAGACCAAGCACAACATCACCCCGAACGCCGGGTACGCGGGCAGCGTCACCTGGGGCGTCATGAACCTCATGAACAAGCAGAAGGCGGTGGGCAACAACCCCAACAAGGCGGGTAAGTGCCCGACCAACAAGGGACGCATCGCCTGTGTCGACCTGACGCTCCAGCTCAGCTGGATCCAGGACGGCAAGAACCTCAAGTACGGCCCGATCCCGGTACGCACCGGCCGCAACGGCCACGAAACCCGCACGGGCCTGAAGAAGGTCTACTGGCGCGACATCGACCACGTGTCGAGCATCTACCACGTGCCGATGCCGTACAGCCAGTTCTTCGACGGCGGCCAGGCGTTCCATTCGGTCGGCATCAGCGTCTGGTCCCCGCCGGGCTCCCACGGCTGCGTCAACATGACGAAGAAGGACGCCGTGAAGTACTGGAACATGCTGCGCAAGGGCGACGACGTCTTCGTCTACGGCCGCAAGCCGGGCACCTGA
- a CDS encoding FG-GAP and VCBS repeat-containing protein has translation MHLPTAGGPFVRHLRMWHAVLASLIGVAVVACLILLPSDGVRAVPNSPCRAADSTRKDVPAALDLDGDGFVDLVHEISRSLKVDVLVVPGSEHGPDHDRTTLLTQEDLGVPDGIQTGDDPWQPTIADLDEDGHADLIVSGAAQVLWGGPKGPQASGPHGSVRLPGSGYNTAPIAGDFDGDGHTDLAVFRDSNEKQELIVLKGPFKRSGAPARTVEIPSPVHEGASPVLVAGDANDDAATDLALYDSPYDPPLLFTGGTHTAGGLNKKPEHLPEGENVVFGDFDGDGRQDVAIGRSFVDSYDEVDTPHRRGQVSVRYGKEPDKWVTMEGGDFKEGFGTRLAAGDFNGDGCDDLAVQLTKKKETGDARIEVLRGGSEHGLGSKPWRTTKRSVPGDDGPVDGTLFDVHDWDRDGRAELALLGKDRWWITDGTDRDEASFPVAPSKDQGS, from the coding sequence ATGCACCTTCCGACAGCAGGCGGTCCGTTCGTCCGCCACCTGCGCATGTGGCACGCCGTACTGGCCTCCCTCATAGGAGTAGCAGTGGTGGCGTGCCTCATCCTTCTCCCGTCCGACGGCGTGCGCGCGGTGCCCAACAGCCCCTGCCGAGCAGCCGATTCGACGCGCAAGGACGTGCCCGCGGCCCTCGATCTCGACGGGGATGGCTTTGTCGATCTGGTGCACGAGATTTCCCGGTCGTTGAAGGTCGACGTGCTCGTCGTACCCGGCTCCGAGCACGGTCCGGACCACGACCGCACGACCCTCCTCACCCAGGAGGACCTCGGTGTGCCCGACGGCATCCAGACGGGTGACGACCCGTGGCAGCCCACGATCGCCGACCTGGATGAGGACGGCCACGCCGACCTCATCGTCAGCGGCGCCGCCCAGGTCCTGTGGGGAGGTCCCAAGGGCCCGCAGGCCAGCGGTCCGCACGGGAGCGTCCGACTGCCGGGCAGCGGATACAACACCGCGCCGATCGCCGGGGACTTCGATGGGGACGGCCACACCGACCTCGCGGTCTTCAGGGACTCGAACGAGAAACAGGAACTGATCGTCCTCAAGGGACCGTTCAAGCGCTCCGGCGCCCCCGCCCGGACGGTGGAGATCCCCAGCCCCGTCCACGAGGGCGCGTCACCCGTGCTGGTCGCCGGGGACGCGAACGACGACGCCGCCACCGATCTCGCGCTCTACGACTCCCCCTACGATCCACCCCTGCTGTTCACCGGCGGCACCCATACCGCCGGCGGCCTGAACAAGAAGCCCGAGCATCTGCCGGAGGGCGAGAACGTCGTCTTCGGCGACTTCGACGGCGATGGGCGACAGGACGTCGCCATCGGCCGGAGCTTCGTCGACAGCTACGACGAGGTCGATACACCCCACCGCCGCGGCCAAGTCAGCGTCCGCTACGGGAAGGAGCCGGACAAGTGGGTCACCATGGAGGGCGGTGACTTCAAGGAGGGCTTTGGCACCCGGCTCGCCGCCGGAGACTTCAACGGTGATGGCTGCGACGACCTGGCCGTGCAGCTCACCAAGAAGAAGGAGACGGGGGACGCGCGGATTGAGGTGCTGCGGGGCGGCTCTGAGCACGGGCTCGGGTCGAAGCCCTGGCGCACCACCAAGCGCTCCGTGCCGGGTGACGACGGCCCCGTCGACGGCACGCTCTTCGACGTCCACGACTGGGACCGCGATGGCCGCGCAGAACTGGCCCTTCTCGGCAAGGACAGATGGTGGATCACCGACGGCACGGACCGCGACGAGGCGTCCTTCCCGGTCGCCCCCAGCAAGGACCAAGGTTCGTAG